In the genome of Phycisphaeraceae bacterium, one region contains:
- a CDS encoding FAD-dependent oxidoreductase — protein sequence MSRSPLSWVMRRGVSESELIERREFLRAGALAWGALMLGGAGAAPGAGAGAMSRLGKDSGARVLVVGAGLAGLSCAYELSRRGVSVTVFEARSRVGGRAFTMDDLVSGKTVEGGGEFVGSNHPLWQAYAERFGIELREVDDAPTGIGHELLLEGKRVVAPDSDNLAAAIRTTVSRLNGPSARVVAREPWASANAPALDALSVQAWLAGQQDVDARVKRMVGAMLEAHTGAPVERQSLLGLLALVAGGGGGAGGGGGDFWEHSADYRAVGGVRALAEAFAARLRGMILLNAPVSRIAHDGARASVTLANGRVYAGDEVVLATPPGVWGKMRIEPGLPPELRPRTGAASKLFAIAPGPFWARSGASSTALTDTDVPWIWASTLGQTSVNEDPREVVCGFTAGSMSSRLSAATRPERDGVLLGALGALHAGHAQDIQTVRYLNWSAEEWSLGGYSFPAPGEVTTIGKALREVRGSLRLAGEHCSSAFVGSMEGALESGVRAAEGILAGVRGAAR from the coding sequence ATGTCTCGTTCGCCGCTGTCGTGGGTGATGCGCCGTGGGGTTTCGGAGTCGGAGCTGATCGAGCGTCGGGAGTTTCTTCGGGCCGGCGCGCTGGCGTGGGGCGCGTTGATGCTCGGGGGCGCGGGGGCGGCCCCGGGGGCTGGGGCGGGGGCGATGTCGCGTCTGGGGAAGGACTCGGGGGCGCGTGTGCTCGTGGTGGGCGCCGGGCTTGCGGGGCTGTCGTGCGCGTACGAGTTGTCGCGTCGTGGCGTGTCGGTGACGGTGTTCGAGGCGCGTTCGCGCGTTGGCGGGCGCGCGTTCACGATGGACGACCTGGTGTCGGGGAAGACTGTCGAGGGCGGCGGCGAGTTCGTGGGTTCGAACCACCCGCTGTGGCAGGCGTACGCCGAGCGGTTCGGGATCGAGCTGCGCGAGGTGGACGACGCGCCGACGGGGATCGGCCACGAGCTGCTGCTGGAGGGCAAGCGGGTTGTCGCGCCCGACAGCGACAACCTTGCCGCGGCGATCCGGACGACGGTATCGCGTCTGAACGGGCCGTCGGCGCGGGTGGTGGCGCGCGAGCCCTGGGCGAGCGCGAACGCCCCGGCGCTGGACGCGCTGAGCGTGCAGGCGTGGCTGGCCGGGCAGCAGGATGTCGATGCGCGCGTGAAGCGGATGGTGGGCGCGATGCTGGAGGCGCACACCGGCGCGCCGGTGGAGCGCCAGTCGCTGCTGGGGTTGCTGGCGCTCGTCGCCGGGGGCGGGGGCGGGGCCGGGGGCGGGGGCGGCGACTTCTGGGAGCACAGCGCGGACTATCGAGCGGTGGGCGGCGTGCGCGCGCTGGCGGAAGCGTTCGCGGCGCGGCTGAGGGGGATGATCCTGCTCAACGCGCCGGTGTCGCGGATCGCGCATGACGGGGCGCGCGCGTCGGTGACGCTCGCGAACGGGCGGGTGTACGCAGGCGACGAGGTGGTGCTGGCGACGCCGCCGGGTGTGTGGGGGAAGATGCGGATCGAGCCCGGGCTGCCGCCCGAGCTGCGCCCTCGGACGGGGGCGGCGTCGAAGCTGTTCGCGATCGCGCCGGGCCCGTTCTGGGCGCGATCTGGGGCGTCGTCGACGGCGCTGACGGACACCGATGTGCCCTGGATCTGGGCGTCGACGCTGGGACAAACCTCGGTGAACGAGGACCCTCGCGAGGTGGTGTGCGGGTTCACCGCCGGGTCGATGTCGTCGCGGCTGAGCGCGGCGACGCGTCCGGAGCGCGACGGGGTGCTGCTGGGCGCGCTGGGGGCCTTGCACGCAGGGCACGCGCAGGACATCCAGACGGTGCGCTACCTGAACTGGAGCGCCGAGGAGTGGTCGCTGGGCGGGTACTCGTTCCCGGCGCCGGGCGAGGTGACGACGATCGGCAAAGCGCTGCGCGAGGTGCGCGGGTCGCTGCGCCTGGCGGGCGAGCACTGCTCGAGCGCGTTCGTCGGCTCGATGGAGGGCGCGCTGGAATCGGGCGTGCGCGCGGCGGAGGGGATTCTCGCGGGCGTGCGCGGCGCGGCTCGATGA
- a CDS encoding NAD(P)H-dependent oxidoreductase subunit E, which translates to MQIPRRSEPYLTQSLKDRASKEILPRYATKQGALLSVLHLVQHEHNWLPAQALEEVGEFLGLSAAEVLDTASFYEEYWLKPKGEHMIAVCRSIACEFCDSGKITDTVRRKLGIEIGETTDDGKFTLVELECLGACGGAPAALFDETLHEFITPEQVSRLIDDAKAGKIKPPHSHDHH; encoded by the coding sequence ATGCAGATTCCGCGGCGGTCGGAGCCGTACCTCACCCAGTCTCTGAAGGACCGGGCGAGCAAGGAGATCCTGCCGCGGTACGCGACGAAGCAGGGCGCGCTGCTGTCGGTCCTGCACCTGGTGCAGCACGAGCACAACTGGCTGCCGGCGCAGGCCTTGGAAGAGGTCGGGGAGTTCCTCGGGCTGTCGGCGGCGGAGGTGCTGGACACCGCGTCGTTCTATGAGGAGTACTGGCTCAAGCCCAAGGGCGAGCACATGATCGCGGTGTGCCGCTCGATCGCGTGCGAGTTCTGCGACTCGGGCAAGATCACCGACACGGTGCGTCGGAAACTCGGCATCGAGATCGGCGAGACCACCGACGACGGGAAGTTCACGCTGGTGGAGCTCGAGTGTCTGGGCGCGTGCGGCGGGGCGCCTGCGGCGCTGTTCGACGAGACGCTGCACGAGTTCATCACGCCCGAGCAGGTTTCGCGGCTCATCGACGACGCGAAGGCGGGGAAGATCAAGCCCCCCCACTCGCACGATCACCACTGA
- a CDS encoding lamin tail domain-containing protein — MERSAPRIVIFAALACALGASSGDSLGQEAAAQGGAPSAQPQSIPFPHPVISEILAFVPNTNDVDPSRDNVRDPVGDEFIELVNPHTRPIDLTGYVLADALAIGRPDDERGVRFVFPKFTLGPGEVVVVFNGYNTGIAGAHGTPNNAPTSKNDKFENAWVFTMNNSMRFRSLNNSDEMVVLLDASGKAIDAVSWGEPSAAAPEGCLRVQTVKRTLGGSYVRTGADGVMEHHTKVGTTAYSPGKPYAGATK, encoded by the coding sequence ATGGAACGATCCGCACCTCGAATCGTGATCTTCGCGGCCCTGGCGTGTGCGCTGGGGGCGTCGTCGGGTGACTCGCTCGGGCAGGAAGCGGCGGCGCAGGGCGGCGCGCCGTCGGCGCAGCCGCAGTCCATCCCGTTCCCGCACCCGGTGATCAGCGAGATCCTGGCGTTCGTGCCGAACACGAACGATGTGGACCCCTCGCGCGACAATGTGCGCGACCCGGTGGGCGACGAGTTCATCGAGCTGGTGAACCCGCACACGCGCCCGATCGACCTGACGGGGTATGTGCTGGCCGACGCGCTGGCGATCGGCCGGCCCGACGACGAGCGGGGCGTGCGGTTCGTCTTCCCGAAGTTCACGCTGGGGCCGGGCGAGGTGGTGGTGGTGTTCAACGGGTACAACACGGGGATCGCCGGGGCGCACGGCACGCCCAACAACGCGCCGACCTCGAAGAACGACAAGTTCGAGAACGCGTGGGTGTTCACGATGAACAACTCGATGCGGTTCCGCTCGCTGAACAACTCGGACGAGATGGTGGTGCTGCTGGACGCGTCGGGGAAGGCGATCGACGCGGTCTCGTGGGGCGAGCCCTCGGCGGCGGCGCCGGAGGGGTGCCTGCGCGTGCAGACGGTCAAGCGGACGCTGGGGGGCAGCTACGTGCGCACCGGCGCCGACGGGGTCATGGAGCACCACACCAAGGTCGGGACGACGGCGTACTCGCCCGGGAAGCCGTACGCGGGGGCGACGAAGTAA
- a CDS encoding NADH-quinone oxidoreductase subunit D, which translates to MDYLKQHIDTGDRWVLNFGPQHPATHTTLRLVLELDGERVARCTPHIGYLHSGFEKLGEHLDYNQYVTIVSRMNYLSPVANDICWHHAVEKLFGIDITPRCKVIRTILAEMARIQDHLLCVAAAALDLGALTGFLYAFNPREKIYDIMDYVAGQRYHPDYTRVGGLMQDLPDETVFKRMVKAFIHDDLPGAIRDLEKLVVRNRIFMDRTIGIGHLSKEDAIAWSQSGPIARASGVRRDLRKDEPYLCYADNWDNNGAEAVKFSVPLSDEGDVYARFMIRVEEIKQSVRIIDQLIDAIPGGPIDVFADAKMTKPRKAEVYGSIEGLIQHFELIMTNRGWKAPLAEAYGAHETANGELGYFVVSDGGPRAWRVKTRPPSFINFAIVSKMLEGHMLADTVAVIGSLNIVAAELDR; encoded by the coding sequence CTGGACTACCTGAAGCAGCACATCGACACCGGCGACCGGTGGGTGCTCAACTTCGGCCCCCAGCACCCGGCGACGCACACGACGCTGCGCCTGGTGCTCGAGCTCGACGGCGAGCGCGTGGCCCGCTGCACGCCGCACATCGGCTACCTGCACTCGGGCTTCGAGAAACTGGGCGAGCACCTCGATTACAACCAGTATGTCACGATCGTCAGCCGGATGAACTACCTGTCGCCGGTCGCGAATGACATCTGCTGGCACCACGCGGTCGAGAAGCTGTTCGGGATCGACATCACGCCGCGCTGCAAGGTGATCCGCACGATCCTGGCGGAGATGGCGCGCATCCAGGACCACCTGCTGTGCGTGGCGGCGGCGGCCCTCGACCTGGGCGCGCTGACGGGCTTCCTCTACGCGTTCAACCCGCGCGAGAAGATCTACGACATCATGGATTATGTCGCCGGTCAGCGGTACCACCCCGACTACACGCGCGTGGGCGGGCTGATGCAGGACCTGCCCGACGAGACGGTCTTCAAGCGCATGGTCAAGGCGTTCATCCACGACGACCTGCCCGGCGCGATCCGCGACCTCGAGAAACTCGTCGTGCGCAACCGCATCTTCATGGACCGCACGATCGGCATCGGGCATCTCTCGAAGGAAGACGCGATCGCCTGGTCGCAGTCGGGCCCGATCGCGCGCGCCTCGGGCGTGCGCCGAGACCTGCGCAAGGACGAGCCCTACCTGTGCTACGCCGACAACTGGGACAACAACGGCGCCGAGGCCGTCAAGTTCAGCGTGCCCCTGAGCGACGAGGGCGATGTCTACGCGCGGTTCATGATCCGCGTGGAGGAGATCAAGCAGTCGGTGCGCATCATCGACCAGCTCATCGACGCGATCCCGGGCGGTCCGATCGATGTGTTCGCCGACGCGAAGATGACCAAGCCGCGCAAGGCGGAGGTCTATGGGAGCATCGAGGGGCTGATCCAGCACTTCGAACTCATCATGACCAACCGCGGCTGGAAGGCCCCGCTGGCCGAGGCGTACGGCGCGCACGAGACGGCGAACGGCGAACTGGGCTACTTCGTGGTCTCCGACGGCGGCCCGCGCGCCTGGCGCGTGAAGACCCGCCCGCCGTCCTTCATCAACTTCGCGATCGTGAGCAAGATGCTCGAGGGCCACATGCTGGCGGACACGGTGGCGGTGATCGGCTCGCTGAACATCGTGGCGGCGGAGTTGGATCGGTAA
- a CDS encoding SDR family oxidoreductase, protein MSVLATKVAIVTGASSGIGEATARLLAEKGARVVLVARRAERLRHIEHEITANGAAGRALAVECDITSRDSVRAMVDTAVATFGPIDILVNNAGVMPLSPLEALREDDWAQMVDVNINGVLHCTAACLPHMTREVEGKVRGGHIVNISSVAGRRVFPNAAVYCGTKFFVHAFSEGLRAELFRKGVRVTVVAPGIVETELQTHIPDKALRDAFFERTKTMRKLKAEDIARAILYAIESPAHVNVNEVLIRPTDQET, encoded by the coding sequence ATGAGCGTCCTCGCCACCAAAGTCGCCATCGTCACCGGCGCGTCCAGCGGCATCGGAGAAGCCACCGCCCGACTCCTCGCCGAGAAGGGCGCGCGCGTCGTCCTCGTCGCCAGGCGCGCCGAACGTCTCCGGCACATCGAGCACGAGATCACCGCCAACGGCGCCGCCGGCAGAGCCCTCGCCGTCGAGTGCGACATCACCAGCCGCGACAGCGTCCGCGCGATGGTCGACACCGCCGTCGCCACTTTCGGACCCATCGACATCCTCGTCAACAACGCCGGCGTGATGCCCCTCAGCCCCCTCGAAGCCCTCCGCGAGGACGACTGGGCGCAGATGGTTGATGTCAACATCAACGGCGTCCTGCACTGCACGGCGGCCTGCCTGCCCCACATGACCAGAGAGGTCGAAGGCAAGGTTCGAGGCGGGCACATCGTCAACATCAGCAGCGTCGCGGGCCGGCGCGTCTTCCCCAACGCCGCGGTCTACTGCGGCACCAAGTTCTTCGTCCACGCCTTCTCCGAGGGGCTCCGCGCCGAACTCTTCCGCAAGGGCGTGCGCGTGACGGTCGTCGCGCCCGGCATCGTCGAAACAGAACTCCAGACCCATATCCCCGACAAGGCGCTGCGCGACGCCTTCTTCGAGCGCACGAAGACCATGCGCAAACTCAAAGCCGAAGACATCGCCCGCGCGATCCTCTACGCGATCGAATCGCCGGCGCATGTCAACGTGAACGAGGTGCTGATCCGGCCCACCGATCAGGAGACTTGA
- a CDS encoding prepilin-type N-terminal cleavage/methylation domain-containing protein: MTRHPHSNPISRRRAFSLIELLVVVAIIALILGIAIPTLSFARAKAASTACGAKLYGIGQAFAIHNDNNSGKYPEARYMPDPWLTSDERPPINQALKDYIEPYSTAWVCPSDRVVHTQTYEEDGVEKTCGVSYTYVAVLSARSYEETFFARFLRFSPSDTPVMHDFDGGTFERQDGQTVRVDFFHPRRNILFVDGHVGPLDASNTQTD; this comes from the coding sequence ATGACCAGGCACCCGCACTCCAACCCGATTTCCCGCCGGCGCGCCTTCTCGCTGATCGAGCTGCTGGTGGTGGTCGCGATCATCGCGCTGATCCTGGGGATCGCGATCCCGACGCTCTCGTTCGCGCGGGCCAAGGCCGCCAGCACCGCGTGCGGCGCGAAGCTGTACGGCATCGGGCAGGCGTTCGCGATCCACAACGACAACAACAGCGGCAAGTACCCCGAGGCGCGGTACATGCCCGACCCGTGGCTCACCAGCGACGAGCGCCCGCCCATCAACCAGGCGCTCAAGGACTACATCGAGCCCTACTCGACCGCGTGGGTCTGCCCCTCGGACCGCGTCGTGCACACGCAGACCTACGAGGAAGACGGCGTCGAGAAGACCTGCGGCGTCAGCTACACCTATGTCGCGGTGCTCTCGGCGAGGTCGTACGAAGAGACCTTCTTCGCGAGGTTCCTGCGCTTCTCGCCCTCCGACACGCCCGTGATGCACGACTTCGACGGGGGGACCTTCGAGCGCCAGGACGGGCAGACCGTGCGCGTCGACTTCTTCCACCCGCGGCGCAACATCCTCTTCGTCGACGGGCATGTCGGCCCGCTCGACGCCTCCAACACACAGACCGACTGA
- a CDS encoding Glu/Leu/Phe/Val dehydrogenase: MARDPNNLYLQTIDAVLQAAEVLELPHHLQIILAQPKNEVMVHFPVKMDDGRYSLFKGYRVQHNNALGPFKGGMRFHEHVSLDDVKALALLMTMKCSLVRVPFGGGKGGVKCNPYQLSKEELMRVSRRFCVAISQIIGPDYDIPAPDVGTNAQVMAWFADTYSQISHQPNAMAVVTGKPVEVGGSVGREKATGQGVVDVVAEMAPALGLDLKGARVSVLGYGNVGSWAARLIAERGAKVVAVMDHTGALRNDHGFDTVALAEHCARHGGVAGYDKFQGHANNGAPNPGHGGTPISEEEFYRTKVDLFIPAALEQMITEKNASWVDAKVIAEGANAPTTPAGERLLLERGIEILPAILCNSGGVTVSYFEWVQNRTNQYWDGERVDEELNRHMVMAARRTVLARQRYDVDMRTAAYIGALENIGKVYQMRGIFP; encoded by the coding sequence ATGGCGCGTGACCCCAATAACCTGTACCTGCAGACCATCGACGCGGTCCTCCAGGCCGCCGAGGTGCTGGAGCTGCCCCACCACCTGCAGATCATCCTCGCGCAGCCCAAGAACGAGGTGATGGTCCACTTCCCGGTGAAGATGGACGACGGGCGCTACTCGCTGTTCAAGGGCTATCGCGTCCAGCACAACAACGCGCTTGGCCCCTTCAAGGGCGGCATGCGCTTCCACGAGCATGTCTCGCTCGACGACGTGAAGGCCCTCGCGCTGCTGATGACCATGAAGTGCTCGCTCGTGCGCGTGCCCTTCGGCGGCGGCAAGGGCGGCGTGAAGTGCAACCCGTACCAGCTCTCGAAGGAAGAGCTGATGCGCGTGAGCCGGCGCTTCTGCGTCGCGATCAGCCAGATCATCGGCCCGGACTACGACATCCCGGCGCCCGACGTCGGCACCAACGCGCAGGTCATGGCGTGGTTCGCCGACACCTATTCGCAGATCTCGCACCAGCCCAACGCGATGGCGGTCGTCACCGGCAAGCCCGTCGAGGTGGGCGGGTCGGTCGGGCGCGAGAAGGCCACCGGTCAGGGCGTGGTGGACGTCGTCGCCGAGATGGCGCCGGCGCTCGGGCTCGACCTCAAGGGCGCGCGCGTCAGCGTGCTGGGCTACGGCAACGTCGGCTCGTGGGCGGCGCGCCTCATCGCGGAGCGCGGCGCCAAGGTCGTCGCGGTCATGGACCACACCGGCGCCCTGCGCAACGACCACGGCTTCGACACCGTTGCCCTGGCCGAGCACTGCGCCCGCCACGGCGGCGTCGCCGGCTACGACAAGTTCCAGGGCCACGCCAACAACGGCGCGCCCAACCCGGGCCACGGCGGCACGCCGATCAGCGAGGAGGAGTTCTACCGCACCAAGGTCGACCTCTTCATCCCTGCGGCGCTCGAGCAGATGATCACCGAGAAGAACGCGTCGTGGGTCGACGCCAAGGTCATCGCCGAGGGCGCCAACGCCCCCACCACCCCGGCCGGCGAGCGCCTGCTCCTGGAGCGCGGCATCGAGATCCTCCCGGCGATCCTCTGCAACTCGGGCGGCGTGACCGTCTCCTACTTCGAGTGGGTGCAGAACCGCACCAACCAGTACTGGGACGGCGAGCGCGTCGACGAGGAACTGAACCGCCACATGGTGATGGCCGCCCGTCGCACCGTCCTGGCGCGCCAGCGCTACGACGTGGACATGCGGACCGCGGCGTACATCGGGGCGCTTGAGAACATCGGCAAGGTCTACCAGATGCGCGGCATCTTCCCGTAA
- a CDS encoding type II secretion system protein: MRRRAVTIVELLVVIAVLAILLGILLPTLRGALRSSKDTVNLTSLRSTHQQFFQWGAAHRDVFVNQGLPAPGTPFVLRAGSSPGTIVGHYTMQTEYWTWPLGAWLEEGYPTWHPAEERPLPESEVRLQSMMVSYPGALHFRASMFKVSNAMYMDPQRFTPDCGSRLGNSVFRPVRWSEAAFPSSKVLLFHSGQVTDPTRNEPGVSLVTVDGAARPVPAAGAITLPGSRCAERPFEDTPLGIMGRDFVNQ, translated from the coding sequence ATGCGCCGAAGGGCGGTCACCATCGTCGAGTTGCTGGTCGTGATCGCGGTCCTCGCGATCCTGCTGGGCATATTGCTGCCGACGCTGCGAGGGGCCCTCCGCTCAAGCAAAGACACGGTCAATCTGACGAGCCTTCGATCAACGCACCAGCAGTTTTTCCAGTGGGGCGCTGCGCATCGGGATGTCTTTGTGAATCAAGGGCTGCCTGCGCCCGGGACGCCGTTCGTGCTGCGCGCGGGCTCGAGCCCCGGAACGATCGTCGGGCATTACACCATGCAGACCGAGTACTGGACATGGCCCCTCGGCGCGTGGCTGGAAGAGGGATACCCGACATGGCACCCGGCGGAAGAACGCCCGCTCCCCGAGAGCGAGGTCCGGCTGCAATCGATGATGGTCTCGTACCCGGGTGCGCTGCATTTCAGGGCATCGATGTTCAAGGTTTCGAACGCGATGTACATGGACCCGCAGCGGTTCACCCCCGACTGCGGTTCGCGCCTCGGCAATAGCGTGTTCCGGCCGGTGCGTTGGAGCGAGGCCGCGTTCCCCTCCTCGAAGGTCCTGCTCTTCCATAGTGGGCAGGTGACAGATCCGACAAGGAACGAGCCAGGCGTCTCGCTCGTGACCGTCGATGGGGCGGCGAGACCCGTGCCTGCCGCCGGCGCGATCACGCTTCCAGGGTCGCGCTGCGCCGAGAGACCGTTCGAGGACACGCCTCTCGGAATCATGGGAAGAGACTTTGTGAACCAGTGA
- a CDS encoding TrkA family potassium uptake protein, with product MNRFAVIGLGRFGSRLASNLAAAGAEVIAIDRSRQIVEDLRDKVTLAIALDATDEQALRIQGVDQVDCAVVGIGQDFEANALTTALLKSLGVTRVVSRAGNQMQAEILTRIGADGVVKPEDESAERWTHRLLAPTTIDHIELGDGYALIQRMTPKQWVGKALSELELRKEYRVTIVAIRRAVAAHGAKDGRPERVVEVPMPASRLGVNDILVIAGFDRDLENLPS from the coding sequence ATGAACCGCTTCGCCGTCATCGGTCTCGGACGCTTCGGCTCGCGCCTCGCGAGCAACCTCGCCGCCGCGGGCGCCGAGGTGATCGCCATCGACCGCTCGCGCCAGATCGTCGAAGACCTGCGCGACAAGGTCACCCTCGCGATCGCCCTCGACGCGACCGACGAGCAGGCCCTGCGCATCCAGGGCGTCGACCAGGTCGACTGCGCCGTCGTGGGCATCGGGCAGGACTTCGAGGCCAACGCCCTCACCACGGCGCTCCTCAAGTCCCTCGGCGTCACGCGCGTCGTCTCGCGCGCCGGAAACCAGATGCAGGCCGAGATCCTCACGCGCATCGGCGCCGACGGCGTCGTCAAGCCCGAGGACGAGTCCGCCGAGCGATGGACGCACCGCCTCCTCGCCCCCACCACCATCGACCACATCGAACTCGGCGACGGCTACGCCCTCATCCAGCGCATGACCCCCAAGCAGTGGGTCGGCAAGGCCCTCAGCGAGCTCGAACTGCGCAAGGAATATCGCGTCACCATCGTCGCGATCCGGCGCGCCGTCGCCGCCCACGGCGCCAAGGACGGCAGGCCCGAACGCGTCGTCGAGGTGCCCATGCCCGCGTCGCGCCTGGGCGTCAACGACATACTCGTCATCGCCGGCTTCGACCGCGACCTCGAGAACCTGCCGAGCTGA
- a CDS encoding menaquinone biosynthesis protein — translation MNTRTDPPTPEHAIDHADPVRVGCVSYLNTSPLIEGLDKARGVELVPAPPARLIDLLLSGRVEVALLSLVDAQRSPEPVALIPCGMIGCDGPTMTVRLYSATPIGEVARVFVDSESHTSVALLRILLKAMHGIEPEFIEFNARERMAQRESLEPAEWPDAMLLIGDKVVTDSPPAIRYPHQLDLGDAWKALTGLPFVYAVWACLERDASSARVRAAAIALDRQRRHNATRLDWLISTRAPERGWPIDLAQTYLHDLLRYEVGPREREAVERFFAMAQGVGALGGVRRLRWLDEALAPRAQGAPCPV, via the coding sequence ATGAACACCCGGACCGATCCGCCCACGCCCGAACACGCGATCGACCACGCCGACCCGGTGCGCGTGGGCTGCGTGTCGTACCTGAACACCTCGCCTCTGATCGAGGGGCTCGACAAGGCCCGGGGCGTCGAGCTGGTCCCGGCGCCGCCGGCGCGACTCATCGACCTCCTGCTCTCGGGGCGGGTCGAGGTGGCGCTGCTGTCGCTGGTGGACGCGCAGCGCTCGCCCGAGCCCGTGGCGCTGATCCCCTGCGGCATGATCGGGTGCGACGGGCCGACCATGACCGTGCGCCTCTACAGCGCGACGCCCATCGGCGAGGTCGCACGCGTGTTCGTCGACAGCGAGAGCCACACCTCGGTGGCGCTGCTGCGCATCCTGCTCAAAGCGATGCACGGCATCGAGCCGGAGTTCATCGAGTTCAACGCGCGCGAGCGGATGGCGCAGCGCGAGTCGCTCGAGCCGGCCGAGTGGCCCGACGCGATGCTGCTCATCGGGGACAAGGTCGTGACCGACTCTCCCCCGGCGATCCGCTACCCCCACCAGCTCGACCTGGGCGACGCGTGGAAGGCGCTCACCGGGCTGCCCTTCGTCTACGCGGTCTGGGCGTGCCTGGAGCGCGACGCGTCGTCGGCGCGCGTGCGCGCCGCCGCGATCGCGCTCGACCGCCAGCGCCGGCACAACGCGACGCGTCTGGACTGGCTGATCTCGACCCGCGCCCCGGAGCGGGGGTGGCCGATCGATCTTGCGCAGACCTATCTGCACGACCTGCTGCGCTACGAGGTCGGCCCGCGCGAGCGCGAGGCGGTCGAGCGGTTCTTCGCGATGGCGCAGGGCGTCGGCGCGCTGGGGGGCGTGCGCCGTCTGCGCTGGCTCGACGAGGCGCTCGCGCCGCGCGCCCAGGGCGCGCCATGCCCCGTCTGA
- a CDS encoding acetyltransferase: MTTRPEPRQPTLGPLALIGGGGHAMVVAEAALAQGYELLGFYDDDPGAGLGSLAPLLGGFHDLAGMGDSPRIIAVGTVATRRALIESLPGPFRTVIHPSAIVSPSAELGAGVFVGPLAVVHARARVGDHAILNTASIVEHDCAIGVNVHIAPTAALGGNVRIAPDTLVGLGAKVIPGSRVGTRSVVGAGSVVLGAVGDDRTVVGVPAHETSRRS, translated from the coding sequence ATGACCACCCGGCCCGAACCGCGACAGCCCACGCTCGGACCCCTCGCCCTGATCGGCGGCGGGGGCCACGCGATGGTCGTCGCCGAGGCGGCCCTCGCGCAGGGGTACGAGCTGCTGGGCTTCTACGACGACGACCCGGGCGCAGGGCTGGGCTCGCTCGCGCCGCTGCTGGGGGGGTTCCACGACTTGGCCGGCATGGGCGATTCGCCGCGGATCATCGCCGTCGGCACGGTCGCGACGCGACGCGCGCTGATCGAGTCGCTGCCCGGCCCGTTCCGCACGGTGATCCACCCCTCGGCGATCGTCTCGCCCTCCGCCGAGCTGGGCGCCGGGGTGTTTGTCGGCCCGCTCGCCGTCGTGCACGCGAGGGCGCGCGTGGGCGACCACGCGATCCTCAACACCGCGTCGATCGTGGAGCATGACTGCGCGATCGGGGTGAACGTGCACATCGCGCCGACGGCGGCGCTGGGCGGGAATGTGCGCATCGCGCCCGACACGCTGGTGGGCTTGGGCGCGAAGGTGATCCCCGGGTCGCGCGTCGGGACGCGCAGCGTGGTGGGCGCCGGCAGCGTGGTGCTGGGCGCCGTGGGCGACGACCGCACGGTCGTGGGCGTGCCTGCGCACGAGACCTCGCGCCGTTCCTGA
- a CDS encoding PEGA domain-containing protein, whose protein sequence is MSRPAPLRDAMTALALCATGAMLVGCGTNRRTLVITSDPPGALVHVNDVQMGATPLEAEFTWFGVYEVRLSKPGYEPLVTTGKASPALHDQPFFDFFSEVAPGVRETTVRWHYVLTPTVEDEGSLLERARDARERLDTP, encoded by the coding sequence ATGAGCCGGCCCGCCCCCCTTCGCGATGCGATGACCGCGCTCGCGCTGTGCGCGACCGGCGCGATGCTGGTCGGCTGCGGCACGAACCGGCGCACGCTGGTGATCACCTCCGACCCGCCCGGCGCGCTGGTGCACGTCAACGATGTGCAGATGGGCGCCACGCCCCTCGAGGCCGAGTTCACCTGGTTCGGCGTCTACGAGGTTCGCCTGTCCAAGCCGGGCTACGAACCCCTCGTGACCACCGGCAAGGCGTCCCCCGCGCTGCACGACCAGCCCTTCTTCGATTTCTTCTCCGAGGTCGCTCCGGGGGTGCGCGAGACGACGGTGCGCTGGCACTACGTGCTGACGCCGACGGTCGAGGACGAGGGTTCGCTGCTCGAGCGGGCGCGCGACGCGCGCGAACGCCTCGACACGCCCTGA